A window of Halobacillus naozhouensis genomic DNA:
TTCTCCCTCTTTCGTTGAAGGTTCTGTTGTATCCTCTTCACTACTCGCCGCATCGTTCGAAGGATTTTCGATACACCCGGCTAAAACAAACACAATCGCTAACAACATTAGAAACGCTAACAGTCTCAGTTTTCGCACATTGATTTCCCCCTTAATAAGTGGTGTATAGGCCAATCAGTTCCACACAGCCATTCCAAGATCTGCTCCTCCTTTTGACAAACAATCTATCGTCAGGCACCGATATATGCCTTTCGAACTTCATCATTTGTTAGTAGCTCTTGTGATGTACCCTGAACGACGATGGATCCACTTTCGAACACATAACCTCGATCGGCAATTCGTAAAGCAGCGTTGGCATTTTGTTCAGCTAACAGCACGGTCGTGCCCTCCTGATTAATCTTTTCAATCACATCAAACATTTGCTCCACAATCAGGGGAGCCAGTCCAATCGAAGGCTCATCTAACAAAATTAGTTTCGGCATCGACATTAATGATCTGCCGATCGCAAGCATTTGCTGCTGCCCTCCACTTAACGAGCCGGCAGCGTTTTCTTTCTTTTCATGCAGTATCGGAAATAATTCGTACACATGCTGTAAGGACTGTTTGACTGCTTGTTTCTTTTTCCGATGCACATACGCCCCCATAATTAA
This region includes:
- a CDS encoding ABC transporter ATP-binding protein produces the protein MRVLKLSGLSVKYGSYAAIQEVDIEVGNGELVVLLGSNGAGKSTTFKAISGLEKPSAGSIEFEGTAIGGKSPERIVQAGIVQCAEDRKLFPRMTVYENLIMGAYVHRKKKQAVKQSLQHVYELFPILHEKKENAAGSLSGGQQQMLAIGRSLMSMPKLILLDEPSIGLAPLIVEQMFDVIEKINQEGTTVLLAEQNANAALRIADRGYVFESGSIVVQGTSQELLTNDEVRKAYIGA